One Glandiceps talaboti chromosome 20, keGlaTala1.1, whole genome shotgun sequence genomic region harbors:
- the LOC144450579 gene encoding fucolectin-1-like — protein sequence MSTEYPFSSIEVFSTAPPTTVPPPTQPAPTTQPPEIATTVIPTLAPCEYPVQLRNVAQGKTATQTSTKKDATADRAVDGNKNGDMETGQSCSQTDREYEPHWTVDLGQSYDIYEVDIFNRQDCCGYRIKHSQVRVGDSPNPADNPVCGFMIRGSMYEDNPIIIRCGCDEPMKGRYVTVEIVDKDRPLTLCEVEVLAG from the exons ATGTCAACTGAATACCCCTTCTCTAGCATAGAAGTCTTCAGTACAG CGCCACCGACGACAGTCCCTCCTCCAACCCAGCCAGCTCCTACAACCCAGCCTCCTGAGA TTGCTACTACGGTCATTCCAACCCTTGCAC CTTGTGAATATCCCGTACAACTCAGAAATGTAGCTCAAGGAAAGACCGCCACCCAGACCTCAACAAAGAAAGATGCTACGGCAGATAGAGCAGTAGACGGTAACAAGAACGGTGATATGGAGACAGGACAATCGTGTAGCCAGACTGATAGAGAGTATGAACCACATTGGACAGTGGACTTGGGACAATCCTATGACATCTATGAAGTTGATATATTCAACAGACAAGATTGCTGCG GATACCGTATTAAGCACTCCCAAGTACGAGTCGGTGATTCCCCTAACCCTGCTGACAATCCAGTTTGTGGTTTTATGATTCGCGGTAGTATGTACGAAGATAATCCAATCATCATCAGATGCGGATGTGACGAACCAATGAAAGGAAGATACGTCACAGTCGAGATAGTTGACAAGGATCGACCTCTGACCTTATGTGAGGTCGAGGTCTTAGCCGGATAA